The window CCCGAAGAGGGTCGCAACCCCCCTGCTGCGAAACGGCGGGGGGAAGTTCCAGGAGATTTCCTGGGAGAAGGCCATCTCCCTGGTATCGGAATCCCTCGCCGGTTCCCGCAGCGAAGGGCGGAAAAACCTCTACCTGTCCGGAAGGACCACCGGCTCCCTCTCCGCGCTGACCGGCATGTTCTGCCGGAAGGCCGTGGTCGAGAGGCTTCCCGAGTTCGAGGTCTATTCCCATTCCGCGGTGAAAGAGGCCAACGGTCTTCTCTTCGGGCAACGCGAGGTCCCCCACTACCGGATCGAGAACGCCGATTTCCTCCTGACGGTCGGGGCGGATATCCTCGAGACCCACATAAGCCCCGTTTCCTACACCCGGAAACTTTCCCGGGCAAGGGGCGAAGGGGATTTCCGCTGGTTCCATGTGGAGCCGCACCTGTCGCTCACCGGGGCGAACGCCGACAAACGGTTCGTGGTCCTCCCGGGACGGGAGGCGGTCCTCCTCTCCTATCTGCTCCGGCAGATCCTGGAAAGGGGACCCCGGAGGCCCGGGCTCCCGCCCGAGGTTGCGAACGCCCTCCCGCGCCTTTCCGCCGAGAGCGCCTCGGAGGGAACGGGGATTCCCGTCGGGGGGTTAAAGGAGATAGGGGACGCCATCGCGAATGCGAGGCGCCCCCTGGTGATCGCCGGCGGAGTTTCCACGTCCCACCCGGAAGGCCTCGAGGTGGCGGCCATGGCCGGCATGATCCAGTGGGTCACGGGGGAAATCCCCGGGCTGGTCGATTTCGCGAGGGGGGAGAACTACGAAGGCGTTGGCACCTTCCGGGACATGGAAGATCTTTCCGGCCGGTTGGGAAAGGACGAGGTGGGGGTGCTGTTCCTCTCGCGGACGAACCCCGTCTTCTCCCTGCCGAAAGCGTACTCCTTCCGGGAGAATCTCGGGAAGGCGAAACTGTCGGTAGGGATAGGCGACCTCCTCGACGAGACGATGCAGGAGGCAAACCTGGTCCTCCCCCTTTCCCATTCCCTCGAGTCGTGGGGGGACGGCGAACCGAGGCGGGGGGTCGTCTCCCTCGTAAAGCCGGTGCTCACGCCCCTTCACGACACGCTCTCCGAAGCCGACATTCTGCTCCGGCTGATGAGCAAGGTTTCGGGGGAAGGATCCGCGGCGGGATACCGGGAGTACCTGTTCGATGCGTGGGGGAAACGGTTCGGTGAACAGGGAAGGGACGAGTTCCTCAAGCGGGGCTACGTCGAGGAGTCCCTCCCCGCGAAGCGGGTCTTCCTCGACGGGAGAAAGGCGGCCTCTCTCCTCGAGGGGATGAAGGCCTCGGGGGGGGAATTGGGCAGGCCCGTCCTCGTGCTGGCCCCGTCCTTGCGTACGTTCGACGGGCGCGGCCGGGGACTGCCGCTCCTCTCCGAGATCCCCGACCCCCTTGCCACCATCTCCTATGGACGCTGGATCTCGGTTTCGCCGGGTACGGCGAAACGGATGGGGCTCAAGGAGAAAGAGGAGGTGACCGTCTCCTCCGCCGACTGGTCGGAGGTGCTGCCGGTGAAGGTGCAGCCCGGCCTCCAGGACGGAGTCTACCTGGCCTGTCGCGACTTCGTGGCTTCTCCCCCTCTTCGAACGGAGAAAAGGACGGGGGGGGCGGTCGAGTACATCGACGGGGCCAGGCTCGTGAAATCCGGGAAAATGGCGGCCGTCCCCATCCTCTCCGGCTCCTTCTCCCAGCAGGGAAGGGGGCTCATCCCCGATCCCGCCCACAAGGGCGAAAAACACCGCCACGGAAGGGTAAGCCTCTACCCGGAGCACGGGCACGAGGAGTACCGTTGGGCCATGGCCATCGATCTCGCGCTGTGCAACGGCTGTTCGGCCTGCGTTGCCGCCTGCCACATCGAGAACAACGTGCCCGTCGTCGGGAAAAAGGACCACCTGAAGGGAAGGGAGATGTCGTGGCTCCGGATCGAGCCCTTCTACGGCGACGCGGGAGATGTCGAATTCCTCCCCATGCTCTGCCAGCATTGTCATGCCGCGCCCTGCGAGACGGTGTGCCCGGTGTACGCCGCGTATCACAACCCCGAAGGGTTGAACGTCCAGGTGTACAACCGGTGCGTGGGCACAAGGTACTGCTCCAACAACTGCCCCTACAAGGTAAGGCGGTTCAACTGGTTCTGGCACCGGTGGGAAAAGCCGCTGAACCGGATGCAGAATCCCGACCTGGAGACCCGGGGGGTGGGGGTCATGGAGAAATGCACCTTCTGCATCCAGCGGATCCGGGCCGCCAAGGACCGGGGCAAAGACGAGGGCCGGAAGGTCCGGGACGGGGAGTTCACCACCGCCTGCGCCCAGAGCTGCCCCACCGGGGCGATCGTCTTCGGCAACCTTCTCGACGCGGATTCCCGGGTCTCCCTGCTGGCCCGTTCCGACCGGGCCTACCGGGTCTTCGAGGCGCTCGGAACCGATCCGTCCGTCTATTACCTGCGCGGGAAAAACAGGAGATCCGGGAGC is drawn from Candidatus Deferrimicrobiaceae bacterium and contains these coding sequences:
- a CDS encoding molybdopterin-dependent oxidoreductase; its protein translation is MKRRDFLRVMGVLSGSTLMSSCGSRKSKSFISTILPPEEGIIPGEAVFSPSTCTECPAGCGLSVKRREGWPVKLEGAPGHPVNDGGLCIRGQSSLTRLYHPKRVATPLLRNGGGKFQEISWEKAISLVSESLAGSRSEGRKNLYLSGRTTGSLSALTGMFCRKAVVERLPEFEVYSHSAVKEANGLLFGQREVPHYRIENADFLLTVGADILETHISPVSYTRKLSRARGEGDFRWFHVEPHLSLTGANADKRFVVLPGREAVLLSYLLRQILERGPRRPGLPPEVANALPRLSAESASEGTGIPVGGLKEIGDAIANARRPLVIAGGVSTSHPEGLEVAAMAGMIQWVTGEIPGLVDFARGENYEGVGTFRDMEDLSGRLGKDEVGVLFLSRTNPVFSLPKAYSFRENLGKAKLSVGIGDLLDETMQEANLVLPLSHSLESWGDGEPRRGVVSLVKPVLTPLHDTLSEADILLRLMSKVSGEGSAAGYREYLFDAWGKRFGEQGRDEFLKRGYVEESLPAKRVFLDGRKAASLLEGMKASGGELGRPVLVLAPSLRTFDGRGRGLPLLSEIPDPLATISYGRWISVSPGTAKRMGLKEKEEVTVSSADWSEVLPVKVQPGLQDGVYLACRDFVASPPLRTEKRTGGAVEYIDGARLVKSGKMAAVPILSGSFSQQGRGLIPDPAHKGEKHRHGRVSLYPEHGHEEYRWAMAIDLALCNGCSACVAACHIENNVPVVGKKDHLKGREMSWLRIEPFYGDAGDVEFLPMLCQHCHAAPCETVCPVYAAYHNPEGLNVQVYNRCVGTRYCSNNCPYKVRRFNWFWHRWEKPLNRMQNPDLETRGVGVMEKCTFCIQRIRAAKDRGKDEGRKVRDGEFTTACAQSCPTGAIVFGNLLDADSRVSLLARSDRAYRVFEALGTDPSVYYLRGKNRRSGS